TCTCATTTTCTCCGAATATCGAAAAAGGCACTCTTGTGTTGTTAAGCTGATGCATTCTGACCTGTACCGGATTTACTAATCCTTCCGCAACTTTTCCCCAGGTTCCGTGTCCGGTAAATCTTTCCGGAAACAGTAAAACTTCTTTGGCCTCGGTTAATATACTTTCTTTTTTTTCTCTTTTTCTGTATCGGTTGATTTGCCCCAAGGCAATATTGATACTATTGTTTTTTGGAAAGCCTATTTTAATCAGGTCTTTTCCGGATAATTTATTTCCCATTTGTTTTTTACTATTGAAATTCTTTCAAAATCAATATTGCCTTTTTCTTTTTTGCAAAAAAATGAATGCTTTACATCAAACTATTTAAGGCGTAAGAATGTAACGCAAAACATCATGCAAACTAAGAGCAATAGATTTTGATCAACATTTTTATCTGAAACAGATAAATTTAGTTCGGATATTCGGGAATTTTTGAAGTGTCTAGAATAAAAAAAGCCCGAAAGTTATTTTCCTTCGGGCTTGTTCATATCTCTAAAATTGATTTGCTATGATTGAGAAAAGCCACGAAGACACATGCCAACAGAATCTGATCCTGATGCGATGTTTTGAGAGGTAAGGTTTAATACAAACATTGTCTTCGTTTATTAATAGTTAATTACTTATTTTCTGATGCAAATTTTGTGAATTATTTTTTTAATAAACAAATTAAATCATAAAACTTTCTTAAAATATTTTCAAAGCACTAAAAAATAAGCAGTTTAAAAATTATTTTTTTTACATCTATTTCATTTTTTAAACCCTAACCATACTCATTATTTCCAATGTTTAAAAGCGATGATTATAGAATGTTCATAAAAAACAAAATTTATCCCCTTAGCCCCGATTACTTCACTTAACATTTATCCTAATCGGAGTTCAGTGAACTTCGTTTGCAGTGAAAATCCTTTTTTGCCGGGGTTTGGCATAAAAGATTACTTCACTTAACTTTTATTTCAATCGGAGTTCAGTGAACTTCGTTTGCAACGGAAAGCGGGACTTTGTTTAATTAAAAACCTAATTTTCTGCTTCTAAATTTAATCCAAAAAAAAGAGGTAACGAATGACTCGTTACCTCGGTATAAATTAGTTTTGAAAATACTAAAACTGATGTACTTTTTTAGAAATCACTAAAAAGGAAACTAAAGAAACAAAAGCCGCAATTGTCAGATAAAAACCAACATAATTCAAACCATACGTACTGGCCAGCCAAATGGCAATCATCGGTGCAAAAGCGGCACCTAAAATTCCTGCCAGATTAAAAGTCAAGGAAGCACCTGAATAACGAACAGTCGTAGGAAACAACTCTGATAAAAAAGTTCCCAAAGGTCCATAAGTAAAGCCCATCAAAGACATTCCGATACAAACAAAAGAGGTTATTAAAAACGGACTTCCTGAATTGAGGAATAACGAAAAGAGAAATCCGAAAATCGCAATAGCAATTGTTGTAAAAATTAATATTTTTCTACGGCCAATTTTATCTGCAACCAAAGCTGAAACCGGAATAAAAATAGCAAAAAACAATACCGAAAACAGTTGGATCAATAAAGCATCTCTTTTTACATAACCTAAATCTGAAGTAACCCAGCTCAGGGTAAATACGGTCATTAAATAAAATACCAAAAATGTAGTTACTGCTGCTAATGTTCCGAAAATTAATTGGTTTTTATAGGATTTAATAAGAGTCAAAAACGGAACTTTTACTTCTTCGTGCGCATTTTTAGAATTTTCAAATGATGGAGTTTCTGTAATTTTGGTTCGGATATAAAAACCAACTATAACCAATAGCGAACTGGCGATAAAAGGAATTCTCCAGCCGTAATTCATGAAATCTTCATTACTCATGGAATCCGTCAGCAACAAGAAAGTCCCTCCTGAAAGCAACAATCCGATTGGCGCTCCCAATTGCGGAAACATCCCGTACCAGGCACGTTTGTGTGGTGGTGCATTTTCAATGGCTAATAAAACAGCTCCTCCCCACTCTCCTCCTAAACCTACACCTTGTCCAAATCGACAAAGCATCAATAACAATGGAGCGGCCACACCAATACTGGCATAACCAGGTAAAAATCCTATTGTAACTGTAGAAATTCCCATAGTCAATAAGGCTGCAACTAATGTAAATTTTCGACCGATTTTATCTCCATAATGTCCAAAAAAAGCAGAACCCAGCGGACGGGATAAAAAGGCTATTGAAAAAGTAGCTAATGATTCTAAAGTTGCCATGGTAGCATCTGAACCGGGAAAAAATAATTGAGGAAAAACCAATACGGCTGCATTGGCATAAATATAAAAATCAAAAAATTCAATTGTAGTGCCAATAAGGCTTCCAAACAGAACATGCTTTAAGGAGTTCTTTTGATTAGGGTTACTTTCCATATAACTTTTATATAACTTTTTTATCTGCAAAAATAGAGTTTCATTGTAAATAATTCAGTTTTAGAAAAATTAGTTTCACAACACTCAAGTTTTTTAACAAATTTTGTAAATTTTCATTGTTACACAACTTCTCAAAAAACTAAAAAGCTGATTACAAAGTTTTTAAACCAAAAAATAAAAATCAAATCATAAGCAATCGTTAAAACCATTTTTAACTGCATATTTTCATTAAATTTACAGCTGTCAAAAATAAATTCAAAATTATGCCAACCGACTGTATCAGCTATCAAAACTCAGGGTATTTCTCTAAATTGATGCAAGACTATTTAGATCAGAAACCAGAATTAAAACCGCTGTACAATCACTTTCCAACACTTGAAAATTTCGAAAAACAAATTATCGAAAAGCAATCAAATTTTGATAACGCAAATCGGGTTGCATTAGTAGATACATTAAAAAAACAATATCAAAATATCGAAATCTCAGATTCGACTAAACAAAATATTGAACTTTTAACACTAGAAAACACATTTACAATTACAACAGGTCATCAGCTAAATTTATTCAGCGGACCATTATATTTTCTTTATAAAATCATTTCAACTATTAATCTTACCAAAGAATTAAAGTCGAAATATCCATCGAATAATTTTGTTCCGATTTACTGGATGGCAACGGAAGATCATGATTTTGAAGAAATCAATTATTTTAATTTTAAAGGAAAAAAATTCCGTTGGAACAAAGAAAGTACGGGGCCTGTTGGAAGACTCTCGACGGAAGGTTTAGCCGAATTTCTGGAAATTTATGCTTTAGAATTGGGATCAAGTACGAATGCCAATACGCTGAAAAAACTGTTTGAAGATGCTTATCTGAAACATGATAATCTTGCAGATGCAACACGTTTTTTAGCCAATAGTCTATTTGCTTCTCAGGGCTTGGTTATCATTGATGCAGATGATTCTGACCTGAAACGAGCTTTTATACCGTATGCAAAAGAAGAATTAGTAAAGCAGACTTCGTTTAAAACTGTACAGAAAACAATCGAAAAACTGACCGATTATAGTGTTCAGGTAAATCCACGCGAAATTAATTTGTTTTATATCGAAGATAATTTGCGTGAGAGAATCATTTTCGAAAAAGACAGATACTTTATAAACAATACGAAAATCTCATTTTCTAAGGGAGAAATTTTCTCTGAACTAGAAAACAATCCTGAAAAATTCAGTCCAAATGTAATTATGCGTCCGTTGTATCAGGAAATTATCTTACCTAATTTATGCTACATTGGCGGAGGCGGAGAAATTGCTTACTGGCTGGAATTGAAATCATTTTTTGATGCCGTAAATATAACTTTCCCAATACTTTTAGTCCGTAATTCAGTACTTCTGGCAACCGAAAAACAGGTTAAAAAAGCAGATCAGTTGCATTTAAACTGGAAAGACTTATTTACGAAACAAGAAGATTTATTAAACGCTGTAACACATAAAATATCAGCTTTTACAATTGATTTATCTGCTCAAAAAGAAATTCTGAAAACCCAGTTTCAATATCTTTACGAATTAGCAGATCAAACCGATAAATCTTTTTCAGGTGCAGTAAAAGCTCAGGAAATTAAACAGACAAAAGGTCTTGAAAACCTTGAAAAACGTTTGCTTAAAGCACAAAAAAGAAAATTGCAGGATCAATTAAAAAGAGTTACTGACTTGCAGTGCGAATTGTTTCCAAATAACAGTTTACAGGAACGTCAGGTCAATTTTTCTGAATTTTATTTAGAAAAAGGCGAACAATTAATTCCATTATTAACTCAAAAATTAAAACCTTTAGAAACTAATTTTTCAATTATTACAATATAGATACCGATAAAATACTACAACAATCAGGAATAAAATAACCACTCCGTTCCGGATTATTGTTTCAAACCAAATAGCGATTTTTAAAATAATTAACTAACCAATTTACCCAAAACAAATGGTAAAAGAACGCTTAATTTCGCTAGATGTCTTTCGTGGACTCACTATTTTATTAATGACAATTGTCAACAATCCCGGAGACTGGGGCAATGTTTATCCTCCTCTCTTACATGCCGACTGGCATGGATGCACCCCAACCGATTTGGTATTTCCTTTTTTTGTTTTTATTATGGGAGTTGCTGTTCCGCTTGCGATGCCTGAAAAATTTTATGGCAGTACAACATTCAGTAAAATTTTAGTCCGCTCACTTCGAATGTTATGTCTGGGAATTTTCTTCAACTTTTTTGGTAAAATTCAATTATTCGGACTCGACGGAATTCCACTTTTAATTGGAAGATTAGCCATAACCATTGCTATTGGTTATGCTTTAATGGGAAGTTTTAGTTCTAAAGTAAAAAACATTTTAGCTTTTTCAATTCTGCTTATTTATCTGGTTTTGGCCTACAGCGATATAGAAGCCTATCATAATGTAAGGCTTCCTGGGGTTTTACAACGAATTGCCATTGTATATTTCGTAGTTTCACTTTTATATTTAAAAACTAATTTAAAAACACAAATTATAACCGGAGCAGTTTTAATATTAGGATATTGGGCTATAATGACACTGATTCCCGTTCCCGGAATTGGAGAAGCAAATCTTGAAAAAGGAACCAATCTGGCATCATGGCTTGATAGTATTTTGCTAAAAGGTCATATGTATAGCGGTACTGTCACCTGGGATCCAGAAGGAATTTTAAGTACCATTCCATCCATTGTAAATGGAATTATCGGACTATTAATTGGACAGCTTTTGCAAAGTGATAGTTCTAAAGTAAAAAAAGCATTAAAAATGGGCAGGATTGGTGCTTTTCTTGTCATTTCAGGATTACTTTGGGATTTGGTTTTTCCAATCAACAAATCGCTTTGGACAAGCAGTTACGTTTTATTCACAACTGGATTGGCAACCGTATTTTTTACCATATTATATTATCTGATTGATATTGCAGAATATAAAAAAGGTTTTAAACCATTCCTTATCTGGGGTGTAAATCCGATAATTGTTTTTTTCTGTTCTCAGATTATTCCGCAGGCTTTGGTAATGATCCAGTTTCAAAATCCAAAAAATCCCGAAGAACAAACCAATCTTTTAGATTTCTTATACCGCTTCTGGATTGCGCCATTCTTCAGTAACCAAATGACAGCCTCATTAGCCGGTGCACTGGTTTACGTTTGCATCTGGACATTTATTTTGTGGATATTCTACAGAAATAAATTAATATTTAAAGTTTAAAAATATTCCACCTATTTATAGAGACGCTTAGCAGTGCCTCTCTTTTTTTTGCAACATGATTCATTATTTAGATTTTTATTATTCAAAACATCATTGTAACCTATTTTAATTGTGAATATATTAAAATCAATTCGCAAAAAAGTTCTATTTTTGCACCAAATTTAAAAAACACAAAAAATGGCTACAAATAGAACTTTTACCATGATTAAGCCTGATGCAGTTGCAAACGGACACATCGGAAATATCCTGGCAATGATTACAAACGGAGGTTTCAAAATCGTTTCATTAAAATTAACGCAGTTAACTGTAGCTGATGCAAAAGCATTTTACGCAGTTCACGCAGAAAGACCTTTCTACGGAGAATTAGTAGAATTCATGTCACGCGGACCAATTGTTGCTGCAATTTTAGAAAAAGACAACGCTGTAGAAGATTTTAGA
The Flavobacterium flavigenum genome window above contains:
- a CDS encoding MFS transporter, whose product is MESNPNQKNSLKHVLFGSLIGTTIEFFDFYIYANAAVLVFPQLFFPGSDATMATLESLATFSIAFLSRPLGSAFFGHYGDKIGRKFTLVAALLTMGISTVTIGFLPGYASIGVAAPLLLMLCRFGQGVGLGGEWGGAVLLAIENAPPHKRAWYGMFPQLGAPIGLLLSGGTFLLLTDSMSNEDFMNYGWRIPFIASSLLVIVGFYIRTKITETPSFENSKNAHEEVKVPFLTLIKSYKNQLIFGTLAAVTTFLVFYLMTVFTLSWVTSDLGYVKRDALLIQLFSVLFFAIFIPVSALVADKIGRRKILIFTTIAIAIFGFLFSLFLNSGSPFLITSFVCIGMSLMGFTYGPLGTFLSELFPTTVRYSGASLTFNLAGILGAAFAPMIAIWLASTYGLNYVGFYLTIAAFVSLVSFLVISKKVHQF
- the bshC gene encoding bacillithiol biosynthesis cysteine-adding enzyme BshC codes for the protein MPTDCISYQNSGYFSKLMQDYLDQKPELKPLYNHFPTLENFEKQIIEKQSNFDNANRVALVDTLKKQYQNIEISDSTKQNIELLTLENTFTITTGHQLNLFSGPLYFLYKIISTINLTKELKSKYPSNNFVPIYWMATEDHDFEEINYFNFKGKKFRWNKESTGPVGRLSTEGLAEFLEIYALELGSSTNANTLKKLFEDAYLKHDNLADATRFLANSLFASQGLVIIDADDSDLKRAFIPYAKEELVKQTSFKTVQKTIEKLTDYSVQVNPREINLFYIEDNLRERIIFEKDRYFINNTKISFSKGEIFSELENNPEKFSPNVIMRPLYQEIILPNLCYIGGGGEIAYWLELKSFFDAVNITFPILLVRNSVLLATEKQVKKADQLHLNWKDLFTKQEDLLNAVTHKISAFTIDLSAQKEILKTQFQYLYELADQTDKSFSGAVKAQEIKQTKGLENLEKRLLKAQKRKLQDQLKRVTDLQCELFPNNSLQERQVNFSEFYLEKGEQLIPLLTQKLKPLETNFSIITI
- a CDS encoding acyltransferase family protein; its protein translation is MVKERLISLDVFRGLTILLMTIVNNPGDWGNVYPPLLHADWHGCTPTDLVFPFFVFIMGVAVPLAMPEKFYGSTTFSKILVRSLRMLCLGIFFNFFGKIQLFGLDGIPLLIGRLAITIAIGYALMGSFSSKVKNILAFSILLIYLVLAYSDIEAYHNVRLPGVLQRIAIVYFVVSLLYLKTNLKTQIITGAVLILGYWAIMTLIPVPGIGEANLEKGTNLASWLDSILLKGHMYSGTVTWDPEGILSTIPSIVNGIIGLLIGQLLQSDSSKVKKALKMGRIGAFLVISGLLWDLVFPINKSLWTSSYVLFTTGLATVFFTILYYLIDIAEYKKGFKPFLIWGVNPIIVFFCSQIIPQALVMIQFQNPKNPEEQTNLLDFLYRFWIAPFFSNQMTASLAGALVYVCIWTFILWIFYRNKLIFKV
- a CDS encoding nucleoside-diphosphate kinase, translating into MATNRTFTMIKPDAVANGHIGNILAMITNGGFKIVSLKLTQLTVADAKAFYAVHAERPFYGELVEFMSRGPIVAAILEKDNAVEDFRTLIGATNPAEAAEGTIRKAYATSIGENAVHGSDSDENAAIESAFHFAGREQF